A single window of Betta splendens chromosome 11, fBetSpl5.4, whole genome shotgun sequence DNA harbors:
- the LOC114865417 gene encoding doublesex- and mab-3-related transcription factor 1-like, with amino-acid sequence MSLSKGKVPEVSAEPSRRPKCTRCRHHGIVIPQKGHVKSCPFLGCACSKCLLVTERTRIATMQRNLRRAEGNKPTSRQKRACARTEPPRGPVGGARALPTFNGAKVAGAPQGSWTPLDLRSGPAAGEGLAAGPDGSPEERGNDAPINVPYFGELRPSAPVHFIPVPLRMSGHYAGSCASYPALMINMPCLPPVPGALYNHSLYRPLMLPHFQHGAMPPPPAPPPPADCKPVFFTLQPTVPEDSQEELMPEPPLGKQADLDIVGLD; translated from the exons ATGTCCTTGTCCAAAGGAAAAGTACCGGAGGTCTCCGCGGAACCGTCGCGGCGGCCCAAGTGCACCCGGTGCCGCCACCACGGCATCGTCATCCCGCAGAAGGGCCACGTGAAGTCCTGCCCGTTCCTCGGCTGCGCCTGCTCCAAGTGCCTCCTCGTCACGGAGCGGACTCGGATCGCGACCATGCAGCGAAACCTGAGAAGGGCCGAGGGGAACAAACCCACGAGCAGACAGAAGCGAGCCTGCGCCCGAACCGAACCCCCGCGGGGCCCGGTTGGCGGCGCTCGTGCGCTGCCCACGTTTAACGGGGCCAAAGTCGCGGGAGCCCCACAGGGTTCATGGACGCCCCTGGATCTGCGGTCCGGACCGGCCGCAGGAGAAGGGCTGGCGGCCGGTCCGGACGGTTCCCCCGAGGAGCGTGGGAACGATGCACCGATCA ATGTTCCCTACTTTGGTGAACTGAGACCATCCGCTCCGGTGCATTTCATTCCTGTTCCACTTAGGATGTCCGGCCATTACGCCGGCAGCTGTGCTTCGTATCCAGCCTTAATGATCAACATGCCCTGTCTGCCACCTGTGCCTGGTGCCCTGTACAACCACAGCCTCTACAGACCTCTGATGCTCCCTCACTTCCAGCACGGTGCCATGCCGCCTCCACCAGCgcctccaccccctgct GACTGCAAACCGGTCTTCTTCACTCTCCAACCAACGGTCCCGGAGGATTCCCAGGAGGAGCTGATGCCTGAGCCTCCTCTGGGCAAACAAGCTGACCTGGACATTGTGGGGCTGGACTGA